TTGAGGCCAGTCTCATGTTTTTCTGAAGGAAAAAATCCACCAAGCAAGGAAACATCCAGCACCCGGGGGTCATGGGCGAGGTTGCGCGCCACGCGCATGCAATGCTCCATCGGCCAGCCCGGCGCGATATACAGCTTTTGCAGCGCCGGAACCATGGCCGGTTGCGCCCACGCACCTGTCGGCTTGACTCGTTCCTCGAACATGCCTGCCATCACACGCGCGGCTTGTCGTCCGACCGGCACGAAATCGTAGTGCGGGTTGGTTTTCACGCCGATCAACATCGTGGCCTGTTGCACCATGAACGGCGTGGTATTGGAATGTCCGTCGAGCGCGGCGAACAGCGGCACCTTATCGCCAATCACACCGCGCACGGCCGCGAGCAGATCACCGTCGCAGTCTTCAATATGCTCCGCCACCGCCGTGCCATGGAGTTGTAAGAAGACGCCATCGACTCGACCCGCGCCGCGCAAGGCTGAAAGGATTTGCTCCTTCGCCCACTCGTGGGCCTCTTTGGTGATCGTTCCCATGATCCCTGGGATGACAAACGGCACCGGCACGACCTCCCAGCCGTTCTCGCGTGCGCCATCGACAAAACCGGAAATCGCGCTTTCCCCACGTCCGAATTTGAGCACGGACTCGCCGGTAAGTGTCCCGCGCTGGAAGTAGTCCAAAGTGAATGGTTGGGTAGCAAACGTATTACAAGCCACAAGATAACCGCCGACTGCAACGCGCATATGAGCGCCCTCCTTTGGCCCCAATTCTTGCCTGCATTTTCTGAGCTTGGCGAGGGGGGAGACGCAGCAAAGAGGGTTTCGCTCGGCTTCCGACCATGCGATCATAGCGTCATCGCAGTAGCAGCAACGAGAACGCTTGTGGCGGATGTTGAAGGCACCAATCAACTGCTCAGGAGTATGGGCGCGAAATTCCGGGTGGAAATAAGCCGACCGGCGGTGCATACGCCACGGCGATTTCCAGTCTCTCAGTCCTTTACTTTGGCGGCGACGCAGAATTTTCTGGCGTTTTCTGGGAGTGCGCATCGAGAGCTGACGCGCCTAGTCCCAGAAGATATCGGACAGCGGAATCGTCGCTTAGGCGTGTCCGTTTCGCCGCTGGCGATTTGGTTATTCGGCTATCATTTTTTGGTCGGTCGCGAGGTCTTGATCGACGCTGGTGTCCTCCGTACCAACGTTAGAGTAGACAAAATCGCCCAGGCGCTCGATTATTGGCGGCGCGTCGCCTTTGCGCATCGAGACGATGGGCGGCTCGACAACAGCGATGCTGGCGCGACGAATCTGTTCTTGCCGCCAGCTACAGTACAGACCCTGTATCAGGCGCTCATCCCTAGCGATGCCCGCATTAAACGCCTGACGCCCGAGTTTCTCGCCGCGCTGGAGGAGTATCTGTTTCTGCTCAATGCCGAGGCTCGCCTAGGCATCTCCGATTCCGGCCCGTATCCTCTGAACGTGAATCGGGTGTTGATCGTGCGGGATTTCTTCGACCTCCAAGCCCACACCTATCCCTGGCACGAGGCGGTCGCGGATCTTCCGTATCAGCATTGCTCGCTAGCGTTCACCCTGGACCCAGCGGATTTTCACACCATCGAACTGACGGACCGCTCCGAACTGCTGACTTCCCCAGCACGCTATGTTCACGCGATTCGCGAATTGGCCTTGCTGACCAGCGACGGCGGCGCCCTCCGAGCATTGCCTTTTACGGAAATGGATTGGCTCATGCGCACGGTCAAGCGCGCGCAACCCAAGCTCCTCAAATGGTTCGAGCGCCTTTCTCCCCGAGAATGGATTCTGCACGGAGCGTTGCCGTGGCTGCAACGTTCTCACGCCCTGATCGCCCGCAGTGTCAGCCGGGGGGACGCATTTGACACTGAGGCCCTCAATCTGTTGCCGTCTTATGAACACGACGAAGCACAAGCTGTTCGCTGGGCCACGCAGCGTTGCCTCGCGCCAGGGAATGCAACCGTCTTCACTCCTTTGCACTGACATTGCCGCCATGCCTGAACGACACCCGTCTCTCCCGCCACTGTTCACGGCGCAGTTTCTTGCGCGTTTGGAGACGCTGCGCGTGCGCACGCGCCGGCGCTTCCTCGGCAGCCGCCCTGGCGGGCACCTCTCTCCGCGCCGCGGCGCCGGACTGGAATTTGCCGATTATCGTCCCTACACGCCGGGGGACGACCCGCGTTCCATCGATTGGAAGCTGTACAGCCGTACCGATCGCCCCTACATCAAACTGTTCCAGGAAGAAGAGGAACTGTACACGTACCTGTTCCTGGACCTGAGCGCCTCGATGGGGTACCCCATACACGGAGGGAAAGAGACGGCAGCGCGGACGTTGGCGCTTGCTCTGGCCTATGTCGTGTTGACGAATGACGACGCCGTGCAGCTCCACGTCCTTAACGGGGAAGCCAGCGGAAACGCCACGCCATTCTTTCGTGGCCGTCCTCGGCTCTTCGACTTGGCGACGTTTCTCCACCAGCGACAAACGCAGGGGAAAGTCGATCCACCCCTCGCTCTCGCCCAGCATTTACGTACCGCGCATCGTCCGGGCAAAGCGATCTGGATTTCGGACTTTCTTTTTCCTCTCGAAACCGCCCAAGCGGGGCTGCATCTGTTGCGCTCGGCGGATTTCGACATCGCCGTCATTCAAGTGTTAAGCCCAGAGGAACTCGACCCGCCGTTGATCCCAGCGGGAGCACGGATGGTCGATAGCGAAAGCCGCGCCGCCGCGCTGGTGCGCTTCGACGCCCAAGCTAAGAAAGAGTATCTGCGACGCTTCGACTTGCACAACCGGGGATTGCGTAGCTCCTGCCACCAGACCGGGGTGCACTACGCACAATTCGTTACCGACCACGACCTTCAGCATTTCATCTTGCGCGAGCTGCCGGCGCTGAGGATTTTGACGTAACAGAAAGCTATGGACCTTTCATTCCTCTCTCCTCTCGCCTTCCAACTCCTCTACGCCCTGCCGCTGTTGATCGTGCCGTATCTTCTGCAGAAGCAGGAGACCGAGGTGGTGGTGCCGGCGCTGTTTCTCTACCAAGGATTGCCCTCGGACTCGCGGCGACGGTTGTGGGGGCGGCCACAGTTCTCTCCGCTGTTCCTGCTCCAGCTTTTGCTCTTGCTGCTGCTGATTGCCGCAGCCGCGCGACCGTTTCTCCATCGCCAAGGCGGCAAAGTCGCGCTCGTGCTCGACACGTCCGCCAGCATGCAAGCGCGTGCGCCTGAAAGCAGCGACAGTCTGTTCGACTTAGCGAAACGGCAAGCGCTGCACGCTTTGGAGACGATCCCCAACGCGGACAGTGTGAGCCTCTTCGTGAATGCTCCGCTGCCCGCACCGGTTGCAGCTCCGCCTAGCGACCGCACCCAACTCCGGACACTGCTCCCGGATCTCGCAGTCACTGACGCGCCGGACCCTAGCGACGAGGTGTTGTCCGCTTTCTTCTCGCAATTGCTGGGAGAACAGGGGTTCCAGCAGGTTTTTTTCTTTACCGACCGCCCTCTGGCCGCACCGCCAAGTACCAGTGCGCTGACAGTCGTGACTTTGGGCGGGTCTCAGCCGAATCTCGCCATCTCGTCTTTTCGGCTGTATCGTAGTCCCTTCGTGCCGAACGAAATTGACACCACGGTTACAGTCACCGGAGTGGATACGTCCAGCCCTTGGACTCTGAGTATCGAAGATGTCGAGACCGGCAAACGTCTCGCCTCCCGCTCCTTTACGAAAGCCGAGGCATCCGGACTGTCGATCCCTCGTCTTCCAGTGGCGACGACCTACCGCGCTCGACTGGAGATTGCGGACGGACTCGCGCTCGACAATGAAGCCTATGCCGTGCTGCCGCCACTGACCGAAGTGCCGGTTCTCCTGGTATCTCCCTCGTCCGAGGTCGCTCGGAGTCTCAGCTCTATTCCCAATTTACGACTCGAACGCATCGCACCGCAGGAATATACCGCCGCCCGCGCCGCTCGGTTCGCGTTCGTGCTTTTTCATCTCACCGCTCCAGATGCGTTCCCGCCGACGAATGCCGCATTCTTCCTTCCTCCTGAAGGCAACCGTCTTTTTCCGCTGGGGAAGACGGCGAGTCAGCCGCGGGTCACGGAGTGGATGGCGGCGCATCCGCTCACCAGTTATATTTCGTTTCCACTTTTTGCCCCAACGTATACGCAGGGCCTTCGTCCGACCGGCTGGGGACAAGCGGTCATCAAATCGACGGTCGGGCCGCTGGTCCTGGCCGGAGAGACCGAAGGCAAACGCTATGTGGCCACCGGGTTCGACGTGCTGCCGTACTTGGGCAAACGCAACCTGCCGGTTTCCATTTTCACCTTGAACTTGCTGGGTTGGCTGGCGGACCGTGCCGGTCAGCCGCCCAGTGTTCTCACAGGCGCCTCACTCACATTAGCCGGCGATGCGGCCTCGGTCCGGTTCGTGGACGAGTCGGCTCTTCCTTCCACCGGAGGTCGCGTCACTCTCCTGCGCCAGGGACTCTATAACGTGCAGGAATACGGTGTCGAACGACGCATCGCCGCCAACCTGACGAATGAAAAAGAATCGCGCCTTGCCTCTCCATTGCAACTTACGCCGTTAGCCGACCCGACACCCGTTGCACCGGAAACGACCGGGCAGCCGGTGTGGCCATGGCTGCTCGCTGGTGCGCTTCTCTTGCTCGCCCTGGACCGCTGGCTAGCCGTTCGTCCGCTTGTTGCGAGTCAGGGGAATTAAACGGCGGAAACGTTGACAGCGAAGGTTCATAGGATTTATAGAGAGGAAGCCAAAGGCTTATAAGGTGAAGACAGCATGCCAACGATTTCCATGTTTTATGGGATTCTCATTCGGATGTTTTTTCGAGATGCCGAGAAACATCACGTGCCACACCTACATGCCGATTACCAAGGAAAAGTAGCAGTGTACTCAATTCTTGACGGAACGCTTTTGGCAGGTGGACTGCCGCCGAACAAGCACAAACTGGTCGTCGCATGGATCGAGATTCATCAAGAAGATTTGCTTGCTGACTGGCACTTGACCGTAAACGGCAAGAAACCGTTTCCAATCAAAGGACTTGACCAATGAGAATTGCGGAACTCCGTCCACAACCCAATTGGGTGTTGTCCATCGTTGCCGACGATGGTCGCGTTGGCAGTTTCGATGTCAGTCCCTATCTAGGAGATGAGGCGTTTGCAGACCTTCGAGACCCCAGCGAATTTATGAAGGTTGTCAACGGCGGATACTTTGTCGAATGGGATTGTGGTGCTGATTTGTCAGCGGACACTATTGAGGCAAGATGGCAGGTGGTTGACAAAGCAGCCCCGCAGATAAGTGCCTAATCGGGTAGCCAGGGAGGTCACCTCCCCCGGCCCCCACAGCACCTAGCCTGCGGGTCCGCACTAGAAGGTTCAGGATGGAGAGTGAAGTGCGATCCAAAGATCTTCACTCAAGGCTGGGTCAATAGCCCACCGCCGCAAAGTCGTCACCCGGTGTGGCCATGGCTGCTCGGGGCCGCGCTTCTCTTGCTCGCCCTAGACCGCTGGCTGGCCGTTCGTTCGCTTGTTACGAGTCCGGGAAATTAAACGGCGGAAACGTTGACGGCGAAGGGTTATAGGGTCTATAGAAACTGTGGTGTGCAAGTTTTTACCTGTAGCAACCGAAGAGTGAGTCGAGGTAGGAACATGTTTCCATCGGTGGCAACCTGTTGCTAATAATGGAGATGGGACAGTCGTCTAATTCGTGTTCGTAGTGAGGAGAAGCGTGTGGAAGTTCAGACGTGGTCTATACTCGGTTCAGCACGCTTGGTCCTCCAAGTGGTGACCGGGTGCCAGCATTTTTCGAGGCCACGAGAACTATGAGCCCGGACTGGATGACCCTGTGGGCCGCAGTTGGTGCTGTGGCGGCGGCGATTGTGGCACTGCTCGCTGTCGGTGCCCCGTTTAGCGGTTGGATTCGGCAGCGCCACAGGACGAAGCGAGCTGCGATCAAAGTTAGGCGAGTAACAGAACCAAACGATCAGGATCTCCCGGCTGCGTACGACGTGTACCAACAGGAAATTCCCGAGAACGAACAGGATCCATTCACGGACATTCAACGATGGCTGGAGGAGGCGAAGGCGGCGAGGCGGGTAGGGAAGAAGGCGGAGCTAGATGAGTATCTCTTCATCGGTAAAGCCAGCGCACGAGTGTGCGCATTCTTTTATGGTCAGTACTATTTCAGTCATCGCCTCTTCCTGCTTGGTTATCACGTTATTGATCGCAAATCCGAGGAGGCGAGACGATCTGCTTCAATGGTGCTGTTGAAACACATGGTCAAAGTGGTACGGCATGACCATCCGGACTGCCAGGGTATCGCCTTCGAGCTTGAAATGGACTCCCAGCGGGATCCGCGTACGCCAACGGCGAAGGAACGGCTTTTCGCAGTTCACGCGAAAACCGCAGCCGAAGTGGTCCTTAGAAGATTCGATTTCGAGTACCTGCAACCGCGCCTTTCACTATGGGATCTGGCCTTCACAGAAGAACGCCAACACCTAGTGTATGGTCGACTGCATCCGCCGGCGCTTGGACGCACATGCGACAAACAAGAGGCTCTGCACGTGCTTGATGCTGTCTACAACTGTTGGTATGCCGACTACTTCGAGGATGACCCTGAGAAAGACAAGGAGTATCGAGCCTACGTGCAGTCGCTCTACAAGAGGCTGGAAGCCCAGTTGCCAGAGATGGTGCCGCTGATCTGAGAAAGGCCGAACAGAGCCTTGCACCCGACGCCCATAAAGACGCGCACGGGTGGAGGCTGGCGCTGGGATGAAGCAGCGCCGAATCCCAGCAGAGAGGGAGAGGCCCTTCCAGCCCTTATCTGATCGCTTCGACACCTGACCGCCGCTCCACAAGGCTGGGCATGTTCTTGTACAATGCTGGCGAACACAGCGCCTCGGCAGCCTGCCACGTATCCGAACAGGAGAAGAACTATGAGAGCAACAACCCCACGTTACAGCAAGGAAGAGTTCGCGCGGCGCGGACAGGAAATTTACGATAGGGCTATCCGCCCGCGCGTCGAAGCCGGCAACGAAGGGAAGTTTGTGGCTATCGACATTGAAACGGGAGCGTATGAGATAGACACTGACGACTACACGGCGACCGAACGTCTGCTGGCTCGCCAACCCGATGCGCAAATTTGGCTCCTACGGGTTGGGTACCGCGCGGCCTACCGTATTGGATTGCGTCCGCTGCGGGAGAGGGCATGATCACTGGCGTTGTGAATGCACGCCACGAAGCGATGATCCGGGTATCGGTCCACCATGCCAACGGACAGGAACAGGAAGTTGAGGCAATCCTCGACACAGGGTTCAGCGGTTCACTGACCTTGCCGCCCGCCGTCATCGCAGCGCTTGATCTTCCGTGGCGCACCCGTGGCACTGTCATCCTTGCCAATGGCAGCGAAGATCAGTTTGACATCTACGCGGCGGTCATTGGATGGGACGACACTCCACGCAATATCCTGGTAGAAGCTGCGGACACGGACCCGCTTGTCGGTATGGCCTTGCTTACTGGTTATGACGTACACCTCCAAGTGGTAGAAGGTGGTCATGTCATCATCGAAGCGCTGCCGTAGAGAAAGAAGCCTTACCAATCCCCGTTCGATTGCCCCTGCACGTAACCACCGCCCGGTTGCGATTCGAGAGAAGCCGCAACCTCCATCTATAGAGAAAACACCCCAAGATCTGGATTGCGGAACGTCTTGGTTTTCTCCTCTCCCTTGAGGGGAGAGGACACAGGAGAGGGTGCCAAATGCGGCTACCCCCTCACCCTGTCCCTCTCCCGCAAGGGGAGAGGGGACCCAAGAACGACCTCTTCATGCAAATGCAAACCGCTGTAGCGTCTCCCCTCCTGCTCTTCTTGTGGTATAGTACCCATCCTCAATACAGAAAGAAGGAGACTTTCATGAACGATATCCGCTTCGGTATCTTCGATCATATCGAACGGCGTGGCGACTCGGCCGATGGGCTCTTCGAGGGCAGATTCGAGCTGCTACGCGAATATGACGCGGCGGGGTTCTTCTGCTACCACGTGGCCGAACATCACGCCACGCCGCTGGGGATGGCCCCGTCGCCGGGCTTGTTCCTCGCCGCCGCCGCACAGTGTACGCGCCGGATTCATCTCGGTCCGTTGGTCTATCTGCTCCCGCTCTATAATCCGCTGCGGCTCGCGAGCGAAATCTGCATGCTGGATCACATCAGCGGCGGACGGTTGGAAGTCGGCGTCGGGCGCGGAGTCTCCCCATTCGAGCTGGCCTACTATGGCGTCTCGTTCATGGATGCGCGTGCTATTTTCGAGGAGGCGCTCGAAGCCGTGGTCAAAGGCGTGCGGAACGAACGTCTTACGCATCGCGGACCGCACTTTCGCTTCGACAACGTGCCGATGGAAATCCGGCCCAGGCAACGCCCCAATCCGCCGTTCTGGTATGGCGTCACTTCGCAGGAAAGTCTCATGCTCGCCGCGCGGAACGGCATGCAGATGGTGGGCGGTGGCCCCATCCCGGTGCTGAAAGAACTCACGGCTGCCTATCGTGAAGAAGTGAAGCGCCATAAAGGCCGCGACGAAGACCTGAACCCGCAGATCACCGAGCCAACCGTGGGCGCGCTCCGTCACATCTACGTCGCCGCAGACGAACGTGAGGTCGAACAAGTCGCGCGTCCGGCGTATCGGGTGTTCTACGAGAACATCACCAAACTCTGGCGCGACTTCCGCACGCTTCCCGATTATGGTTTCACTCCGGATCTTGCCATCGCCAAGCAGTATGACGTGGCAATCGTGGGCACGGCCGAAGACGTACGCGATCAGATCGGACGATTCTTCGAGCAGAGCGGGTGTAACTATCTCGTGGTGGCCTTCGCCTGGGGTGGCTTGAGCCAGGAGGACTCGCGTCGCTCGCTCGATCGATTCGTGACCAAGGTGATGCCACAATTCGTGAAGTCGTAGAGTCCGGCAAGCGCGGCCGCGCCGAGAGAGACCAACCAAAAGGGCTCCCTTTTCGGAGAGCCCTTTTCCAAGTGACAAGATTCAGGTTGACGAACGCCGATTAAGCAGCCTGGCCACCACGCAGCAATCTGCCGGAGGTTGCGCCGGTGCACTTGCCATCTTCAAAGGCCACTTCGCCGTTGACCATGACCCAGCGATACCCTTCAGCCTTTTGCACACGACGCCATTCGCCAGCGGGGAGATCGTGAGCAATTTCCGGCGGGAGGATCTTGAGATTGTCGAGATCGTAGACAATGATGTCCGCAGCAAGACCTTCACGTAGACAGCCACGGTCTGTAATGCCGCCAGCCCACGCCGTCAGGTAGCTGAGGCGGTAGTGCGCTTCTTCGAGCGACAGCACGTTGTTATCCCGCACCATCCAGGTCAGCATATCGGTGGAATAGGTGCCTGGAGTGATGAACTTAATGTGGGCGCCGCCATCGGAGACGCCGGGGAGCGTATACGGCGAGGCCATAATCTCGCGGTAGTTTTCCACATCGTTATTGATGATTGGCCCTTGCCAAATGGTGTGAATGTCATCGGCCACAGACAGATCGAGCATCGCGTCAATTGGATGCTTGTTTTCTTTCTGAGCGATTTCGCCGACGGTCATGCCCTCATACTTCTTGAGTTCGGGGCGACTGACCTTATGAGCTACGAAAGCCGTAATCTCACCAAACAGGAAATCGAGCGACTTGGTGGAGCCTGAATCGTAATCCTCGCGCAGGGCCGCCCGGATGCGTGGGTCGGCGAGCTTGACCCTTTTCTCTTCCATCGTGCCCGTGGTCGCCTCCCGCCAGTGCGGGTTGCTATCATAGAGGTTCCAGTCCTCGAAGGTGATATAGTTCGCCGCGCGTGCAGTCACAGCCTGCCCAAATACCGGCTTCCCCTGTTTATTAGCTTCAGCGAGCCAACGGAGCTGAGCGCGATAGACGTATGGAAGCTTGTCATTCACCGCAATCGCGTTGAACAACACCGGGCGCCCACTCTCCTCCGACAAGAGCGCGTTGAAATCGAAGTCGTTGTGCATGCCGGCGCGAGGATCATCAACGCCGACGCTGGAGCGGGTGAACTGAATGCAGCCCTTCCCTCTTTCGCCTAACGTCTTCGCCATCGTCACGTAGAAGCTATCCGGCAGCATATCCGAAATCATCGGGCTGCCGTCATAGTCACACTGAACGGCAGACGAACCG
Above is a window of Deltaproteobacteria bacterium DNA encoding:
- a CDS encoding M81 family metallopeptidase — protein: MRVAVGGYLVACNTFATQPFTLDYFQRGTLTGESVLKFGRGESAISGFVDGARENGWEVVPVPFVIPGIMGTITKEAHEWAKEQILSALRGAGRVDGVFLQLHGTAVAEHIEDCDGDLLAAVRGVIGDKVPLFAALDGHSNTTPFMVQQATMLIGVKTNPHYDFVPVGRQAARVMAGMFEERVKPTGAWAQPAMVPALQKLYIAPGWPMEHCMRVARNLAHDPRVLDVSLLGGFFPSEKHETGLNVVVTTNNEPNLAREIAEQVKEFCWSKRQAFHTDMVSVENAVREAIETDTGPVVLGDLADSGGAGTPGEGTALLAEFLKQNAKGAVIGNIADPAAVQEAVRAGIGKEVTLTVGGKVDTFHGAPVQISGRIRVIHDGVFTVTTKFNAGTYRRGTTVVVDCGGVEVILTSRPVLVFEPNHFRSLGIEPTQRKILACKSELQHRAGFEGLASKIIDVDTPGLATQDLSRLPFKKIRRPVFPLDDI
- a CDS encoding DUF58 domain-containing protein, whose amino-acid sequence is MPERHPSLPPLFTAQFLARLETLRVRTRRRFLGSRPGGHLSPRRGAGLEFADYRPYTPGDDPRSIDWKLYSRTDRPYIKLFQEEEELYTYLFLDLSASMGYPIHGGKETAARTLALALAYVVLTNDDAVQLHVLNGEASGNATPFFRGRPRLFDLATFLHQRQTQGKVDPPLALAQHLRTAHRPGKAIWISDFLFPLETAQAGLHLLRSADFDIAVIQVLSPEELDPPLIPAGARMVDSESRAAALVRFDAQAKKEYLRRFDLHNRGLRSSCHQTGVHYAQFVTDHDLQHFILRELPALRILT
- a CDS encoding VWA domain-containing protein gives rise to the protein MDLSFLSPLAFQLLYALPLLIVPYLLQKQETEVVVPALFLYQGLPSDSRRRLWGRPQFSPLFLLQLLLLLLLIAAAARPFLHRQGGKVALVLDTSASMQARAPESSDSLFDLAKRQALHALETIPNADSVSLFVNAPLPAPVAAPPSDRTQLRTLLPDLAVTDAPDPSDEVLSAFFSQLLGEQGFQQVFFFTDRPLAAPPSTSALTVVTLGGSQPNLAISSFRLYRSPFVPNEIDTTVTVTGVDTSSPWTLSIEDVETGKRLASRSFTKAEASGLSIPRLPVATTYRARLEIADGLALDNEAYAVLPPLTEVPVLLVSPSSEVARSLSSIPNLRLERIAPQEYTAARAARFAFVLFHLTAPDAFPPTNAAFFLPPEGNRLFPLGKTASQPRVTEWMAAHPLTSYISFPLFAPTYTQGLRPTGWGQAVIKSTVGPLVLAGETEGKRYVATGFDVLPYLGKRNLPVSIFTLNLLGWLADRAGQPPSVLTGASLTLAGDAASVRFVDESALPSTGGRVTLLRQGLYNVQEYGVERRIAANLTNEKESRLASPLQLTPLADPTPVAPETTGQPVWPWLLAGALLLLALDRWLAVRPLVASQGN
- a CDS encoding DUF4160 domain-containing protein gives rise to the protein MPTISMFYGILIRMFFRDAEKHHVPHLHADYQGKVAVYSILDGTLLAGGLPPNKHKLVVAWIEIHQEDLLADWHLTVNGKKPFPIKGLDQ
- a CDS encoding DUF2442 domain-containing protein; this translates as MRIAELRPQPNWVLSIVADDGRVGSFDVSPYLGDEAFADLRDPSEFMKVVNGGYFVEWDCGADLSADTIEARWQVVDKAAPQISA
- a CDS encoding clan AA aspartic protease: MITGVVNARHEAMIRVSVHHANGQEQEVEAILDTGFSGSLTLPPAVIAALDLPWRTRGTVILANGSEDQFDIYAAVIGWDDTPRNILVEAADTDPLVGMALLTGYDVHLQVVEGGHVIIEALP
- a CDS encoding LLM class flavin-dependent oxidoreductase; the protein is MNDIRFGIFDHIERRGDSADGLFEGRFELLREYDAAGFFCYHVAEHHATPLGMAPSPGLFLAAAAQCTRRIHLGPLVYLLPLYNPLRLASEICMLDHISGGRLEVGVGRGVSPFELAYYGVSFMDARAIFEEALEAVVKGVRNERLTHRGPHFRFDNVPMEIRPRQRPNPPFWYGVTSQESLMLAARNGMQMVGGGPIPVLKELTAAYREEVKRHKGRDEDLNPQITEPTVGALRHIYVAADEREVEQVARPAYRVFYENITKLWRDFRTLPDYGFTPDLAIAKQYDVAIVGTAEDVRDQIGRFFEQSGCNYLVVAFAWGGLSQEDSRRSLDRFVTKVMPQFVKS
- a CDS encoding amidohydrolase family protein, with amino-acid sequence MAEFDTIIKGGTVVDGTRVPRYKADIGIKNGKITKIGRLNGSDAKKVLDAHGLIVAPGGIDLHTHYDAQIHWDPYLTISSWHGVTSITMGNCGFGFAPLHPQDAERAMLALSRNEAIPLEPMKASMDFKWSTFPQYLDRLERLPMGINVSHLFPISPAVAYVMGSFAEAKSRLPNEKETAEVARLLHEAMDAGAVGWAAQQLVPGGSSAVQCDYDGSPMISDMLPDSFYVTMAKTLGERGKGCIQFTRSSVGVDDPRAGMHNDFDFNALLSEESGRPVLFNAIAVNDKLPYVYRAQLRWLAEANKQGKPVFGQAVTARAANYITFEDWNLYDSNPHWREATTGTMEEKRVKLADPRIRAALREDYDSGSTKSLDFLFGEITAFVAHKVSRPELKKYEGMTVGEIAQKENKHPIDAMLDLSVADDIHTIWQGPIINNDVENYREIMASPYTLPGVSDGGAHIKFITPGTYSTDMLTWMVRDNNVLSLEEAHYRLSYLTAWAGGITDRGCLREGLAADIIVYDLDNLKILPPEIAHDLPAGEWRRVQKAEGYRWVMVNGEVAFEDGKCTGATSGRLLRGGQAA